One Choloepus didactylus isolate mChoDid1 chromosome 8, mChoDid1.pri, whole genome shotgun sequence DNA window includes the following coding sequences:
- the LOC119542740 gene encoding olfactory receptor 6C76-like encodes MKNQTSVKEFILLGLTDDPELNVLIFLFLFVTYIVSIMGNLTIITLTLIDPHLKTPMYFFLRNFSFLEISFTTVCIPRFLVSIVTGDMSISYNSCMAQVFFFILLGSTEFFLLTAMSYDRYVAICKPLHYTTIMNSRICIQLVISSWLAGFLIIFPPVIMGLQMDFCDSNIIDHFTCDSSPMLLVSCTDTAFLELMACFLAVFTLMSTLTLVILSYAFILRTILRIPSAEQRKKAFTTCSSHMIVVSISYGSCIFMYVKTSAREGVAFTKGTAVLNTSVAPMLNPFIYSLRNQQVKQSFKNTVKRYFSNKFYS; translated from the coding sequence atgaaaaatcagaCATCTGTGAAAGAGTTCATCCTTCTGGGATTAACAGATGATCCAGAGctaaatgttttgatttttctattCCTATTTGTCACATATATAGTGAGTATAATGGGAAACCTGACAATCATCACACTCACTCTGATAGATCCCCATCTCAAAactcccatgtatttcttccttaggAATTTCTCTTTCCTAGAAATCTCATTCACAACAGTTTGCATTCCTAGATTTCTGGTCAGCATTGTGACAGGGGACATGAGCATTTCCTACAATTCTTGCATGGCCCAGGTGTTTTTCTTCATACTCCTTGGTTCAACAGAATTTTTCCTTTTGACTGCTATGTCCTATGATCGCTACGTGGCTATCTGCAAGCCATTGCATTACACAACAATAATGAACAGCAGAATCTGCATCCAACTTGTAATTAGCTCTTGGCTGGCCGGATTTCTCATTATCTTCCCACCTGTGATCATGGGGCTCCAAATGGATTTCTGTGACTCCAACATCATCGACCACTTCACCTGTGACTCTTCTCCTATGCTGCTGGTCTCCTGCACAGACACAGCATTCCTGGAACTCATGGCATGTTTCCTGGCAGTATTCACTCTCATGTCAACCTTGACATTAGTGATTCTTTCCTATGCATTCATCCTTAGAACAATTCTGAGAATCCCCTCtgcagagcaaaggaaaaaggccTTTACCACTTGTTCCTCACACATGATTGTTGTCTCCATTTCTTATGGAAGCTGCATTTTTATGTATGTCAAAACTTCAGCAAGAGAAGGGGTGGCTTTTACCAAAGGAACAGCAGTGCTCAATACCTCTGTTGCCCCAATGCTAaatcctttcatttattccttaagGAATCAGCAGGTAAAACAGTCCTTTAAAAATACAGTCAAAAGATATttctcaaataaattttattcatgA